One bacterium CG_4_10_14_0_2_um_filter_33_32 genomic window, TAAAGGTCCTATCTTGTTAATAATCATGTGACGTAATATATTCCCGGTATCTAGAATCTCAAAACCATATTTTTCTCTTAAAATATAGGCTTGTGTGCCTTTACCTGATCCTTGCAGACCTAAAAATATTAAAGTTAACGGTTTTTTAATAGTTTTCATAACTCTTCATAACTAATTGGGCTTCTATTTGTTTCATAAATTCAATAGCTACACTAACTACAATCAAAAGGCCTGTTCCTCCAATCACCAATGATTTTATACCTGTAAATTGCTGCATGATAAAAGGTAAGACTGCAACTACACCAAAAAATACAGCGCCAGCTAAAGTAATTCTATTTACTACCCTTCTCAAATAATCAGAGGTCTGATTGCCTGGCCTTAAGCCTGGAATAAACCCACCCTGTTTTTGTATATTTTCTGCAACTTGATCTGGCTTAAATATCACTGACGTATAAAAATATGTAAATGCTACAACTAATAAAAAATAAAAAATTGAAAAAAACCATGTGCCGGTTTGAAATAGTGATCCAACGGTTTTAGCCGTATTTGCAATAAATTCGGTTTTAGCATTTGATAAAAACTTAGCGATTACCTCAGGAAAAATCATTAAAGACATAGCGAATATAATAGGGATAACCCCAGCTTGGGTAACCCTTATCGGGAGATGAGTTGAAACGCCTCCATACATTTTTAATCCCCTTACCCTTTTAGCATAAGTTACAGGGATTTTCCTTTGGCCTTCAGTAATAACAACAATCCCCATTATTATAGCAAGAGCTAAAAAGGCAAATCCTATTATTGTTAGAAGTTGACTGGCATTATAATTTACATATATTTGTTGTATTGACTGCGGGATTTGAGCAACAATTCCTGAAAAAATAATCAAAGACAGTCCATTCCCCACGCCTCTTTCTGAAATTAATTCACCTAGCCACATCAATAAAACCGTACCGGCGGTCATAGTTATTACAGCGGAAATTAAAAAAAACGGACTTAAGCTAGTAATTATTGGCTCTCCACCACTCGCCCTGCTTAAAAGAAGAATGAAACCATAAGATTCTACAATAGCTAATGGAACTGTTAGATATCTTGTGTATTGGTTGATCTTAAACTGTCCTCTTTCTCCCTCTTTCTGCAAAGCCTCGAGCCTGGGCATAACAACCGTTAAAAGCTGCATAATAATAGAAGCATTAATATAAGGCGCTACGCCTAATGTTACAATCGAAAATTGACTCATTGCTCCACCAGAAAAAACATTAATTAAACCGAAAACTTCGTTTGAATCGAAAAATTTTTTCAAAGCATCTAGATTAACGCCCGGAATAGGTATATGTGACATTATTCTAAAAACTATCAGAATACCTAAAACTATAAGAAGATTCTTCCTAAGTTCCTTATTGCGCCATATTTTCTTTATAAAGTCGGCCATTTATTTGATTTCTATCGCCTCTCCCCCGGCTTTTTTGATTTTATCCTTTGCTTGCTCTGAAAAAAAATTAGCTTCAATCTTAAGCTTTTTATCCAATTTACCTGTACCCAATACTTTAATTGGCTGAATCTTATTAATAATCTTTTTCTCAATAAGATTATTAATGTTTACGGATGTTCCTTCCTTAAAAACATTAAAATCAGAAACATTCAAAACTACATTTTTTTCTTTTGTGGACTTAAAACCTCTTTTTTTAGGCAATCTTCTTGCTAAAGGATTTTGTCCACCTTCGAAACCAATCCTAATCTTTTTACCTGTTCTTGATTTTTGTCCCTTTGTACCTCTCCCGGCAGTTTTGCCACCACCAGCGGAAATACCTCGTCCAACTCTTTTCTTTTTCTTATTTCTTAATTTAAATTCTATCTTCATTTCTTTAGCTCCGTTAGCTTTGTTAATCTTTCTAGTGCCTGAAATGTCGCAACTGCATTATTAATTTTATTAGAAGAACCCAACATTTTTGAAGAAATATCAGAAATACCGGCTAACTCTACAACTGCCCTTACTGGTCCACCAGCAATAATGCCTGTTCCTTTCTTCGCAGGTTTTAATAAAACTTTCGCACTTTTAAAAGATGATTCTATATCAAATGGGATAGTTGAACCATAAAGCTTTGCTTCAAGCATATGCTTCTTGGCTTTAGCAACGGCTTTACTCACTGCAACAGTTACTTCTGACCCCTTACCAAGACCTATGCCAACCTTACCATTATGATTGCCGATCACAACCGTAGCCCTAAATTTAAATCTCCTACCACCCTTAACAACTCTGGCTACTCTGCTAATTTCTAAAACTTTCTCATCAAATTCTTTTTTTATTTCCTGCCTTGATTCTCTCCTCGGCCTTGTTGGAGCTATAGTTCTAAACTTCTTGATCTCTGGTTTTTCTTTTTGTTCT contains:
- a CDS encoding preprotein translocase subunit SecY, with translation MADFIKKIWRNKELRKNLLIVLGILIVFRIMSHIPIPGVNLDALKKFFDSNEVFGLINVFSGGAMSQFSIVTLGVAPYINASIIMQLLTVVMPRLEALQKEGERGQFKINQYTRYLTVPLAIVESYGFILLLSRASGGEPIITSLSPFFLISAVITMTAGTVLLMWLGELISERGVGNGLSLIIFSGIVAQIPQSIQQIYVNYNASQLLTIIGFAFLALAIIMGIVVITEGQRKIPVTYAKRVRGLKMYGGVSTHLPIRVTQAGVIPIIFAMSLMIFPEVIAKFLSNAKTEFIANTAKTVGSLFQTGTWFFSIFYFLLVVAFTYFYTSVIFKPDQVAENIQKQGGFIPGLRPGNQTSDYLRRVVNRITLAGAVFFGVVAVLPFIMQQFTGIKSLVIGGTGLLIVVSVAIEFMKQIEAQLVMKSYENY
- a CDS encoding 50S ribosomal protein L15, with the translated sequence MKIEFKLRNKKKKRVGRGISAGGGKTAGRGTKGQKSRTGKKIRIGFEGGQNPLARRLPKKRGFKSTKEKNVVLNVSDFNVFKEGTSVNINNLIEKKIINKIQPIKVLGTGKLDKKLKIEANFFSEQAKDKIKKAGGEAIEIK
- a CDS encoding 30S ribosomal protein S5, which produces MDENKEKKIEDNKKDDELISNNDAEKTSKKEENQEKPEQKEKPEIKKFRTIAPTRPRRESRQEIKKEFDEKVLEISRVARVVKGGRRFKFRATVVIGNHNGKVGIGLGKGSEVTVAVSKAVAKAKKHMLEAKLYGSTIPFDIESSFKSAKVLLKPAKKGTGIIAGGPVRAVVELAGISDISSKMLGSSNKINNAVATFQALERLTKLTELKK